The proteins below are encoded in one region of Dehalobacter sp.:
- a CDS encoding reductive dehalogenase: MANNVSRRSFFKTSLMGTVAVAVATAAAAKETFNPFVAEAADMVAPIKETSEFPYIVDPKYQRFPGNKIYYQRVFDTEENKTPMKFVHDDVSEITGKKDTGKDLPRINAEKLGIKGRNATVSETGVIFFSQHDGTVLPLRQKELGWRALDVALCTAAWSVEYNYNGFTAPGSGPAGVIAHYPINPETNEMAKEPVVIQGMFNWDNSKAEERRSQGRQWKFNSADEASLIMKKAARFLGADLAGIAPYDDRWTYANWSRPKARPFKMPNGRTVYAPFNIEKFLKNQEVEVFGLSVFEADWEKYAGFKPKSVIAMAFEMDYEAYRTAPSVLHSAAPGKAYSNMGEVAYKLATFLREIGYNAIPSGNDTGLSVPIAVQAGLGEAGRNGQLVTQKFGPRVRIAKVYTDLELTPDKPRSFGVREFCRLCLKCADACPAQAISHEKEARILQPEDCGPSENPYTSKWEVDAQRCNSFWAYNGGDCGNCISVCSWNKIDQWQHDVARIATQIPLVQDAARKFDEWFGYNGPVNPEERIESGYVANMVKDFWKDTEPTK, encoded by the coding sequence ATGGCAAACAATGTAAGCAGAAGGTCTTTTTTCAAAACATCACTTATGGGTACTGTGGCTGTTGCCGTGGCAACGGCGGCAGCGGCAAAGGAGACTTTTAACCCATTCGTGGCTGAAGCGGCGGACATGGTAGCTCCGATCAAGGAAACCTCGGAATTTCCTTACATCGTCGATCCAAAATATCAACGTTTTCCGGGAAATAAGATTTACTATCAAAGGGTATTCGATACCGAAGAAAACAAGACGCCAATGAAATTTGTGCATGATGATGTTTCCGAAATCACAGGGAAAAAAGATACCGGAAAAGACCTACCGCGGATTAATGCCGAGAAGCTTGGAATTAAAGGGCGTAATGCAACCGTTAGCGAAACGGGAGTAATTTTTTTCTCTCAACATGATGGTACTGTTCTGCCGCTGCGCCAGAAAGAATTAGGCTGGCGCGCATTGGACGTCGCCTTGTGTACAGCGGCTTGGTCAGTGGAATATAATTACAACGGATTTACGGCGCCTGGTAGTGGTCCGGCAGGTGTGATTGCACATTATCCCATTAATCCCGAAACGAATGAAATGGCGAAAGAACCTGTGGTTATTCAAGGAATGTTTAATTGGGATAATTCCAAAGCTGAAGAAAGGCGGAGTCAGGGAAGGCAATGGAAATTCAATTCTGCGGACGAGGCCAGTCTGATTATGAAAAAGGCAGCCCGCTTTCTGGGAGCGGATTTAGCCGGTATTGCACCCTATGACGATCGGTGGACTTATGCCAACTGGAGCAGACCAAAAGCCCGACCGTTCAAAATGCCTAATGGCAGAACCGTTTATGCTCCGTTTAATATCGAAAAATTTCTTAAAAATCAGGAAGTGGAAGTTTTCGGATTGAGTGTTTTCGAAGCAGACTGGGAAAAGTATGCCGGCTTTAAGCCAAAATCCGTTATTGCCATGGCTTTCGAAATGGATTACGAAGCATACCGCACGGCCCCGTCGGTCCTTCACAGCGCCGCACCGGGCAAAGCTTACTCGAACATGGGAGAAGTGGCGTATAAGCTCGCAACTTTTTTGAGAGAGATAGGGTACAATGCGATTCCGTCGGGAAATGACACCGGGCTGAGCGTTCCTATTGCGGTTCAAGCCGGTCTCGGGGAAGCAGGGAGAAACGGACAGTTAGTTACTCAAAAATTCGGCCCCCGGGTACGTATCGCTAAAGTTTATACGGATTTGGAGCTTACTCCTGACAAGCCAAGAAGTTTCGGTGTACGTGAGTTCTGCCGCTTGTGCCTGAAATGCGCGGATGCTTGCCCGGCGCAAGCCATCTCTCACGAGAAAGAAGCAAGGATTCTGCAGCCCGAGGATTGCGGCCCGTCGGAGAATCCCTACACATCAAAGTGGGAAGTTGACGCTCAACGTTGCAACTCTTTTTGGGCCTATAACGGTGGAGATTGCGGAAACTGCATCTCAGTCTGTTCCTGGAATAAAATTGATCAATGGCAGCATGACGTAGCGAGAATTGCCACCCAAATTCCTTTGGTTCAAGATGCGGCCCGTAAATTTGACGAGTGGTTCGGCTATAATGGCCCAGTAAATCCTGAAGAACGGATTGAGTCAGGCTATGTCGCCAATATGGTCAAAGATTTCTGGAAGGATACCGAACCGACAAAATAA
- a CDS encoding trigger factor, with protein sequence MADNMDVRDGINQFELGQYKGLNVNRFDVSVKEEELNEALNYVRKSMDEIQVEKSNEPIEPGDYVIVNFEGTENGMTVPKFRERGFKFRLGDENVLQDFSANLLGKKMGETVIFETTIQPVLLEYQALWGQQITFSVEIVKVYCMKESELTDDMIREIDPRVKTLQELKELLSAEINQEKKAIARAANIEKVFQALADGSRYEFDRETLNQAAENLYRKFAKELKDVHDMELIHYLMQRKITADELLAECKEEAAKIILGERILDAVIQAEGIRLTSEEMKQAKEQFKKSRQDDQEAGLSEELKMLETQLLRRAAMDFLLEENLARP encoded by the coding sequence GTGGCAGACAACATGGACGTTAGAGACGGGATAAACCAATTTGAACTTGGACAGTACAAAGGATTAAATGTCAATCGTTTTGATGTATCCGTCAAAGAAGAAGAACTTAATGAAGCACTCAATTATGTTCGGAAATCAATGGATGAAATCCAGGTCGAGAAAAGTAATGAACCAATCGAACCCGGAGATTACGTCATCGTAAACTTTGAGGGAACAGAAAATGGTATGACAGTCCCCAAATTTAGGGAGAGAGGCTTTAAGTTCAGATTAGGTGACGAGAACGTCTTACAGGATTTCTCCGCCAACCTGCTTGGCAAGAAGATGGGTGAAACAGTGATATTTGAAACCACGATACAACCTGTTTTACTGGAATACCAAGCCTTATGGGGGCAGCAAATCACCTTTTCCGTCGAGATTGTAAAAGTATATTGTATGAAAGAGTCGGAATTGACAGACGATATGATCCGGGAAATTGACCCGCGAGTAAAAACGTTACAGGAATTAAAAGAATTATTATCAGCAGAGATCAATCAAGAGAAAAAAGCAATAGCACGCGCAGCCAACATCGAAAAAGTGTTTCAAGCTCTGGCGGATGGAAGCAGGTATGAATTCGATAGAGAGACCTTAAATCAAGCAGCAGAGAATTTATACCGGAAATTTGCCAAGGAGCTTAAAGACGTCCACGACATGGAACTCATTCATTACTTAATGCAAAGGAAGATAACGGCCGATGAGTTGCTGGCTGAGTGTAAAGAAGAGGCTGCCAAAATAATTCTGGGAGAGAGAATTTTGGATGCAGTGATTCAAGCGGAAGGGATTCGGCTTACTAGTGAAGAAATGAAGCAGGCAAAAGAACAGTTTAAGAAAAGCCGGCAAGATGATCAGGAAGCCGGTCTGTCCGAAGAGCTAAAGATGTTGGAGACCCAACTTTTGAGAAGAGCAGCTATGGATTTTTTGCTGGAGGAGAATTTGGCAAGACCATAA
- a CDS encoding Crp/Fnr family transcriptional regulator, translating into MYISNSLVYLQWIERPVKDIVIKHASSNGTKVSFKKGTIIIPEGSVVEHAYVVIKGWAAYYLNNLCGEERIASLVGPGRVFGLGPAFDQLPVAVSIHAIEDCEAYKVSRKDLIQAMLEDINLGIEMVSIVTLRLRSILEGENIFSSLSTPNQRLIYYFVSLLQSGEQKKHGNGDWYELPVNLSHERIGEIISASRSTVCRMISQYKHTGKLKTVRNRLFINRGLVEEYGVIEIDGSTDTRLLTKIKD; encoded by the coding sequence ATGTATATCTCCAATTCGCTTGTGTATTTACAGTGGATTGAACGGCCGGTTAAAGACATTGTTATCAAACATGCTTCAAGTAATGGAACTAAGGTATCATTTAAAAAGGGTACCATCATCATTCCGGAAGGGAGTGTGGTGGAACATGCGTATGTTGTCATTAAAGGATGGGCTGCATATTATCTGAATAATCTCTGTGGAGAAGAAAGAATTGCCTCTTTAGTAGGCCCTGGAAGGGTTTTTGGCTTAGGACCGGCATTCGATCAGCTTCCGGTTGCTGTAAGCATTCACGCTATCGAAGATTGCGAGGCGTATAAGGTTTCCCGAAAAGATTTGATTCAGGCCATGCTTGAGGACATCAATTTAGGAATTGAAATGGTATCCATTGTAACATTGAGATTGAGGTCAATTTTAGAAGGGGAAAATATATTTTCTTCTTTGTCAACTCCCAATCAGAGGTTAATCTATTATTTTGTTTCCTTGCTCCAATCCGGGGAACAAAAGAAACACGGGAACGGGGATTGGTATGAGCTGCCGGTAAACTTGTCCCATGAGCGAATAGGAGAGATTATCAGTGCCTCTCGGAGTACGGTATGCCGAATGATCAGCCAGTATAAACATACAGGGAAACTTAAAACTGTCAGAAATAGGCTTTTTATTAACAGGGGACTTGTAGAAGAATACGGGGTAATAGAAATTGATGGTTCGACAGATACTCGGCTACTAACCAAAATTAAAGATTAA
- a CDS encoding tetrachloroethene dehalogenase: protein MKIANDFVWMFFGMLMLFIQFGIWQYSKSKVKNTIPIQLCGFLANFFFIFTLAWGYASLLEHEYQAASMGFVFFGGATLIPGIITYRLLNRSEKKSKENSATTSV, encoded by the coding sequence ATGAAAATTGCGAATGACTTTGTTTGGATGTTTTTCGGTATGTTAATGCTCTTTATTCAATTTGGTATTTGGCAGTATTCAAAAAGCAAAGTAAAAAATACAATCCCTATACAGCTTTGTGGTTTTCTTGCGAACTTCTTCTTTATATTTACTCTGGCCTGGGGTTATGCTAGCCTTCTTGAGCACGAATACCAGGCTGCCTCAATGGGTTTTGTCTTTTTTGGCGGTGCAACGCTCATCCCGGGTATTATTACGTATAGACTATTAAACCGCTCAGAAAAAAAGAGCAAAGAGAATTCTGCAACTACCTCAGTCTAG
- a CDS encoding 4Fe-4S binding protein, whose product MAKKRDLESCYLIVLFITAIAAIFYDIFWTSKTVDYEAVIQQNIPGVTSIEKMIGAQRAYQVDTAGEKYYAVCDLAVGYQSRIEAMTIVNQEGFVEKVMITQQGETPIFFARLYTGKLFDQFKNLSVKEPIYLGGASGYSGYLDERQTNNYIDRVTGSTVSSHAVAEAVNKGTAYIASKFFHTRWSNPYDSYQFNRQDFAMIMVYIIALAAAFIKKLVRLRIWILLAAFGVMGFFVKEFVAASNLFSLITLQIPGLTNIGWYVLMVGALSFIVLLGKNIYCAWICPFGAAQEVINKAAGFKSLGISPQVTRKLKLAAPTILWAAIMLGSFLGDYGTLDYQPFSAFFLFKAVWVMWLMLPVFIFISLFISRFYCQFFCPVGFILNLLNRWRNNGVRVWKQIGDRICNQRWNRIWNQWKSNKA is encoded by the coding sequence ATGGCTAAAAAGAGAGACCTGGAATCCTGCTATCTGATCGTACTATTCATAACTGCAATCGCGGCGATCTTTTACGATATCTTTTGGACGAGTAAGACCGTTGATTACGAGGCGGTTATTCAGCAGAACATTCCTGGTGTCACATCTATTGAGAAAATGATCGGGGCCCAACGTGCTTATCAAGTTGATACTGCAGGAGAGAAGTATTATGCCGTTTGTGACTTGGCCGTAGGCTATCAATCACGCATAGAAGCCATGACCATCGTCAACCAAGAAGGCTTCGTGGAAAAAGTCATGATTACCCAGCAGGGCGAGACCCCCATCTTCTTTGCAAGACTTTATACCGGAAAATTGTTTGATCAATTTAAGAACCTCTCCGTCAAAGAACCCATTTATCTTGGAGGAGCCTCAGGATATTCCGGTTATCTGGATGAAAGACAAACCAATAATTACATTGACCGGGTAACCGGTTCTACCGTATCGTCTCATGCTGTAGCTGAAGCTGTCAACAAAGGAACTGCGTATATCGCATCCAAATTCTTTCATACGCGCTGGAGCAATCCCTATGACAGTTACCAATTTAACCGACAGGATTTTGCCATGATAATGGTCTATATCATCGCACTCGCTGCAGCCTTCATCAAGAAACTTGTGCGGTTACGGATTTGGATACTTTTAGCAGCATTTGGTGTTATGGGTTTTTTCGTAAAAGAATTTGTGGCAGCCAGTAATTTGTTCTCCTTAATAACGCTGCAAATACCGGGCTTGACCAATATAGGATGGTACGTACTTATGGTTGGAGCCTTGAGCTTTATTGTGCTCTTAGGTAAGAATATTTACTGTGCGTGGATCTGCCCTTTTGGAGCAGCCCAGGAGGTTATTAATAAAGCTGCAGGCTTTAAATCCCTGGGGATTTCCCCGCAAGTCACCAGGAAATTGAAGCTGGCTGCGCCGACCATCCTATGGGCTGCCATCATGCTTGGAAGCTTCTTAGGCGACTATGGAACATTGGACTACCAGCCGTTTAGTGCATTCTTCCTATTTAAAGCCGTATGGGTCATGTGGTTAATGCTGCCGGTATTTATTTTCATCAGTCTGTTTATCAGCCGGTTTTATTGTCAATTCTTCTGTCCAGTCGGCTTTATACTCAACTTACTCAATCGATGGCGGAATAATGGGGTGAGAGTATGGAAACAAATAGGGGACCGAATATGCAACCAAAGATGGAACCGAATATGGAACCAATGGAAAAGCAACAAAGCCTAA
- a CDS encoding reductive dehalogenase, whose translation MAHNVSRRSFFKTSFMGAVAVAVASAAAAKETFNPLTAEAAEIVAPIKETSEFPYTVDAKYQRLPGNKLLYQRVFDPEENKSPLKFKHDDVSKITGKKDTGKELPRINAETLGIKGRDATLTETGGIFFSHHDGTVLPLRKDELGWRELEVALDVAAWSVEYKFNGFTAPGSGPGGVIAHYPFNPATNESGTEPVVIQGMYSWDNSKVVERRGQGRQWKFDSGEEASRIVKKAARFLGADLVGIAPYDDRWTYSTWSRPNLKPFKLPDGRTEFFPTDPYKFMKGEVETFGQTVFDADWEKYAGFQPKSVVTMVFEMDYEAYRTAPSILHSAAPGKSYSNMGEVAFKVANFLREIGYYAIPSGNDTGMSIPIAVQAGLGEVGRAGQLITQKYGPRLRIAKVYTDLELVPDKPRSFGVREFCRLCMKCADACPSQAISHEKEARVLQPEDCGPSENPYTEKWHVDSHRCLSFFAYNGGDCGNCISVCSWNKIDQWQHDVARIATQIPLVQDAARKFDEWFGYNGPVNPEERIESGYVANMVKDFWKDTEPTK comes from the coding sequence ATGGCGCACAATGTAAGCAGAAGATCTTTTTTCAAAACATCGTTCATGGGTGCCGTAGCTGTTGCAGTTGCATCCGCTGCAGCGGCGAAAGAAACTTTTAACCCATTGACAGCTGAAGCGGCAGAGATCGTAGCTCCAATCAAAGAGACCTCGGAATTTCCTTACACCGTGGATGCAAAATACCAACGTTTGCCCGGAAACAAGCTCTTATACCAAAGGGTCTTTGATCCGGAGGAAAACAAATCCCCACTTAAATTTAAGCATGACGATGTTTCTAAAATCACAGGAAAAAAAGATACCGGGAAAGAACTTCCCAGAATTAACGCTGAGACGCTAGGAATTAAAGGACGTGATGCAACCCTTACTGAAACGGGAGGTATTTTTTTCTCCCATCATGACGGTACGGTTTTACCACTGCGCAAGGATGAGTTGGGATGGCGTGAACTGGAAGTAGCATTGGATGTGGCAGCCTGGTCCGTAGAATATAAATTCAATGGATTCACCGCACCCGGGAGCGGCCCGGGCGGCGTCATTGCGCATTATCCGTTTAACCCTGCAACCAATGAATCTGGGACAGAACCGGTGGTTATCCAGGGTATGTATTCTTGGGACAATTCCAAAGTTGTGGAGAGACGTGGTCAAGGGCGGCAATGGAAATTCGATTCAGGTGAAGAGGCCAGTAGAATTGTGAAAAAAGCAGCCCGCTTCCTGGGGGCAGATCTGGTCGGCATTGCGCCCTATGATGATCGCTGGACCTATTCAACCTGGTCTCGGCCAAACCTTAAACCGTTCAAATTACCGGATGGCAGGACTGAATTTTTCCCGACGGATCCTTATAAATTTATGAAAGGGGAAGTAGAGACCTTCGGGCAAACCGTTTTTGATGCGGATTGGGAAAAATATGCCGGTTTCCAACCAAAATCTGTTGTTACGATGGTTTTTGAGATGGATTACGAAGCATACCGCACGGCCCCCTCCATCCTACACAGCGCTGCGCCGGGTAAATCTTACTCGAACATGGGAGAAGTGGCCTTCAAAGTGGCAAACTTTTTAAGAGAGATTGGATACTATGCAATTCCGTCGGGAAATGATACCGGAATGAGTATTCCAATTGCAGTCCAAGCCGGTCTGGGAGAGGTAGGAAGAGCTGGACAGCTAATCACCCAAAAATACGGGCCCCGGCTGCGTATCGCCAAGGTCTATACGGATTTGGAACTCGTCCCTGATAAGCCAAGAAGTTTTGGAGTACGTGAATTTTGCCGCCTCTGTATGAAATGTGCGGATGCTTGTCCGTCACAGGCCATCTCTCACGAGAAAGAAGCACGGGTTTTGCAGCCCGAGGATTGTGGTCCGTCGGAAAATCCTTACACGGAAAAATGGCATGTCGACTCTCATCGCTGTCTCTCTTTCTTTGCCTATAACGGTGGAGATTGCGGAAACTGTATCTCGGTCTGTTCCTGGAATAAAATCGATCAATGGCAGCATGATGTGGCGAGAATTGCGACCCAAATTCCTTTGGTTCAAGATGCGGCCCGCAAGTTTGACGAGTGGTTTGGCTATAATGGCCCCGTAAATCCTGAAGAACGGATTGAGTCTGGCTATGTTGCGAACATGGTGAAAGATTTCTGGAAGGATACCGAACCGACAAAATAA
- a CDS encoding reductive dehalogenase — MKTSRRNFLKTALVAGAALSVPVLIAPEEAQAKTVDKPVYELTKDYGRFNQKNTMFARKFWDAEYNAWRKTLQARDFSVKDEHEYMAMNLAAWHVHNNGAFMNAFGVSAQSPLMRWDDAVITMDEKVSEAYNTVTTKNTDNPMIWDDTIAPNAFQAEPEVFSRKVKNAGLFLGAFDVGIAKLDPNWIYSQYFNFKEKTSKPWPKDPAQFKYAVVAAIEMKNDPIRDLKTYSASASAGLGYSNMVEIADSLARFIRGLGYPAIPIGNDTMPTIPAALEAGMGELGRNGLLITPKFGPRVRLCAVLTDAPLMPDKPVDMGVKAFCDVCKKCAENCPNGCISSGEQTAETLNISNRPGVVRWPVDGRKCFDFWRINRSSCSVCIGVCPYNKVKGTAWFHDITPSVIEHASPLDRFLVFVDKTLGYGAKKPFEL, encoded by the coding sequence ATGAAGACTTCAAGAAGAAATTTCTTGAAAACAGCACTAGTGGCTGGAGCAGCCTTAAGCGTTCCTGTCTTGATAGCACCGGAAGAAGCCCAGGCTAAAACCGTAGACAAACCAGTTTACGAGTTGACTAAGGATTATGGCCGTTTCAATCAGAAGAATACCATGTTCGCCCGCAAGTTTTGGGATGCTGAATACAACGCCTGGAGAAAAACTTTACAGGCTCGCGATTTTAGTGTAAAAGATGAGCACGAATACATGGCTATGAACTTGGCTGCATGGCACGTGCATAATAACGGGGCATTTATGAACGCTTTTGGAGTTTCCGCCCAATCACCTTTAATGCGGTGGGACGATGCCGTCATTACCATGGATGAAAAAGTCTCCGAAGCCTATAATACAGTTACTACTAAAAATACTGATAACCCCATGATTTGGGATGATACGATAGCTCCAAATGCTTTTCAGGCAGAGCCTGAGGTATTTAGCCGAAAGGTCAAGAACGCCGGCTTATTTCTTGGTGCATTTGATGTAGGTATTGCCAAATTAGACCCCAATTGGATTTATTCACAATACTTTAACTTTAAAGAAAAGACAAGTAAGCCTTGGCCAAAAGATCCTGCACAGTTTAAGTATGCTGTAGTAGCGGCGATCGAGATGAAAAATGACCCAATTCGTGATCTAAAAACCTACAGTGCTTCAGCAAGCGCCGGACTGGGCTACTCTAACATGGTGGAAATTGCAGACTCACTGGCTAGGTTCATCCGAGGTTTAGGATATCCGGCTATCCCTATTGGTAATGATACGATGCCAACAATTCCTGCCGCACTTGAAGCCGGTATGGGCGAATTAGGAAGAAACGGATTGCTGATTACGCCTAAATTCGGTCCCCGGGTACGGTTATGTGCCGTACTTACCGACGCACCTCTGATGCCAGATAAGCCTGTGGATATGGGCGTTAAAGCATTCTGCGATGTCTGCAAAAAATGCGCGGAAAATTGTCCTAACGGTTGTATTAGCTCAGGTGAACAAACAGCTGAAACACTCAACATATCCAACCGCCCCGGTGTCGTCAGATGGCCTGTCGACGGAAGAAAATGTTTTGACTTTTGGAGAATAAATCGTTCATCTTGCAGTGTTTGCATAGGAGTGTGTCCGTACAATAAGGTAAAAGGAACAGCTTGGTTCCATGACATAACACCTTCGGTCATAGAACATGCCTCACCTCTTGATCGTTTTCTGGTCTTCGTGGATAAAACTTTGGGATATGGTGCAAAGAAACCTTTTGAACTTTAA
- a CDS encoding 4Fe-4S binding protein gives MKNYLLVKKIIIFLAIIALLGAWFISDKQKTNENTNNAKQYAGVLKQAYPQAEEFEKSSSDPLTFSAKDSNQKEIGFVAFGEANGYGGPLKIAVGIDLNGQIISTIIAEQKETPSYLEEVLSKGYLDKFKDVKVTSPFVLGIDLNGVSGATISSKAIAKAIRNASHAVGKKDLNLEVKEISEPWNFGAAEAAVMLIFICAIIFSFFTKQLNLLFKRKLNLRFPIILCSMIVLGFWLDRPISMQYLTGAMLGFFPSIRENFLWYLILFTGIGLPLFTGKNIYCFWVCPFGGLQEIINKLCGVKYRLKIAKIFKVTRYFLLWLGILLVIINNNPASGNIEPFGTVFGFKGTGFDWIELIIVLVIAVFSYRFWCNFLCPIGAVMDLLSNANHMVTKKMLQLYNRTVVQKSETISSSPKQ, from the coding sequence ATGAAAAATTATTTGCTGGTTAAAAAGATAATAATATTTCTGGCAATTATTGCTCTACTTGGAGCTTGGTTTATTTCAGACAAACAAAAAACGAATGAAAACACAAATAACGCCAAACAATATGCTGGGGTATTAAAGCAAGCTTATCCGCAAGCAGAAGAATTCGAAAAAAGCTCCTCAGACCCTTTAACTTTTTCGGCAAAAGATTCAAATCAAAAAGAGATTGGTTTTGTAGCTTTTGGAGAAGCCAATGGTTATGGTGGTCCTCTGAAGATTGCAGTAGGTATAGATTTAAACGGACAAATTATTAGCACAATTATTGCCGAACAAAAAGAAACCCCTTCTTATTTAGAAGAAGTCCTAAGTAAAGGTTATTTGGATAAATTCAAGGATGTAAAAGTAACCTCCCCTTTTGTTCTGGGAATAGACCTTAACGGAGTCTCAGGTGCCACCATCTCCTCAAAAGCGATAGCTAAAGCTATTCGCAACGCATCCCATGCTGTCGGCAAAAAGGATCTGAACCTTGAAGTCAAAGAAATAAGTGAACCATGGAATTTTGGAGCAGCAGAAGCTGCCGTAATGTTGATATTTATTTGTGCTATTATTTTTTCTTTCTTCACTAAGCAATTGAATCTTCTCTTTAAAAGGAAATTAAATCTTCGATTTCCAATTATTCTTTGTAGTATGATAGTGCTTGGCTTTTGGCTCGATCGTCCAATTTCTATGCAATATTTGACAGGCGCGATGTTAGGTTTCTTTCCTTCAATACGGGAAAATTTTTTATGGTATTTAATTTTATTCACAGGAATTGGTTTGCCATTATTCACAGGAAAAAATATTTATTGCTTTTGGGTTTGCCCCTTTGGCGGTTTGCAGGAAATAATCAATAAACTTTGTGGGGTAAAATACCGTTTAAAAATTGCCAAAATCTTTAAAGTAACACGTTATTTCTTGCTATGGCTTGGTATTCTTCTAGTAATAATCAATAACAATCCGGCTTCAGGAAATATTGAACCGTTTGGAACAGTATTTGGCTTCAAAGGAACAGGATTTGATTGGATAGAACTTATCATCGTGTTGGTAATAGCGGTATTTAGCTATAGGTTCTGGTGCAATTTCTTATGCCCGATAGGTGCAGTAATGGACTTGTTAAGTAACGCAAACCATATGGTTACAAAAAAAATGTTGCAACTATATAATAGAACAGTTGTTCAAAAATCAGAAACTATCTCTTCAAGTCCCAAACAATAA
- a CDS encoding tetrachloroethene dehalogenase: protein MTTISGVIVWAILGMLLLLIQYGIWLYLKGKGRNTIGLQIGGFIANFLLIFTLAWAYSSFMEREYQAIAMGFIFFGGATLVPAVITYRLSNRSLKRSKENSTTTSV, encoded by the coding sequence ATGACAACAATTTCTGGTGTAATCGTATGGGCTATTCTAGGCATGTTGCTGTTGCTTATTCAATACGGTATTTGGCTGTATTTAAAGGGGAAAGGGAGAAACACGATTGGTCTGCAAATCGGTGGTTTTATTGCAAACTTCCTGCTAATATTTACTTTGGCTTGGGCATATTCCAGTTTTATGGAACGTGAATATCAAGCGATCGCAATGGGCTTTATCTTCTTTGGCGGTGCAACGCTGGTTCCGGCTGTAATTACGTATAGATTATCGAATCGTTCGCTAAAGAGGAGCAAAGAGAATTCTACAACTACCTCGGTCTAG
- a CDS encoding 4Fe-4S binding protein encodes MASKKRDLESYYLTILFITAIAAIFYGIFWTSKTIDYEAVIQQNVPGATSIEKIIGTQRAYQVDAAGEKYYAVCDSAVGYQSRIEAMTIINQEGLVEKVIITQQGETPIFFERLYTGKLFDQFKNLSVKEPIYLGGASGYSGYLDERQTNNYIDRVTGSTVSSHAVAEAVNKGTAYVASQFFHTRWSNPYDTYQFNRQDFAMIMIYIIALAAALIKKLVRLRVWILLAAFGVMGFFVKEFVAASNLFSLITLQIPGLTNVGWYVLIVGSLGFIVLLGKNIYCAWICPFGAAQEVINKAAGFKSLGISPQVTKKLKLAAPTILWVAIMLGTFLGDYGTLDYQPFSAFFLFKAVWVMWLMLPVFIFISLFISRFYCQFFCPVGFILNLLNRWRNNGVRVWKQMWNRIGNQRWNQWKSDKA; translated from the coding sequence ATGGCTAGTAAAAAGAGAGACCTGGAGTCTTACTATTTGACTATACTATTCATAACTGCAATAGCGGCGATCTTTTACGGTATCTTTTGGACGAGTAAAACCATTGATTACGAGGCGGTTATTCAGCAGAACGTTCCTGGTGCCACATCTATTGAGAAAATCATAGGAACCCAACGTGCTTATCAAGTTGATGCTGCAGGAGAGAAGTATTATGCCGTTTGTGACTCCGCAGTAGGATATCAATCCCGCATAGAAGCCATGACCATCATCAACCAAGAAGGTTTGGTGGAAAAAGTGATCATTACCCAGCAGGGTGAGACTCCCATCTTTTTTGAGAGACTCTATACCGGAAAATTGTTTGATCAATTTAAGAATCTCTCCGTCAAAGAACCTATTTATTTAGGAGGGGCTTCAGGATATTCTGGTTATCTGGATGAAAGACAAACCAATAATTACATTGACCGGGTAACCGGTTCCACGGTATCGTCTCATGCGGTAGCCGAGGCTGTCAACAAAGGGACTGCCTATGTAGCATCGCAATTCTTTCATACGCGCTGGAGCAATCCTTATGACACTTATCAATTTAACCGGCAGGATTTCGCGATGATAATGATCTATATCATCGCGCTCGCTGCAGCTTTGATCAAGAAACTCGTGCGGCTCCGGGTTTGGATACTTTTAGCAGCATTTGGTGTTATGGGATTTTTCGTAAAAGAATTCGTGGCAGCTAGTAATTTATTCTCATTAATAACGCTGCAAATACCCGGTTTGACCAATGTGGGATGGTACGTCCTTATTGTTGGATCTTTGGGCTTCATTGTTCTTTTAGGAAAGAACATTTACTGTGCATGGATTTGCCCTTTCGGAGCAGCCCAGGAGGTCATTAATAAAGCAGCAGGTTTTAAATCCCTGGGGATTTCCCCGCAAGTCACCAAGAAATTGAAGCTGGCTGCGCCGACCATCCTATGGGTGGCCATCATGCTTGGAACCTTCTTAGGGGACTATGGGACATTGGATTACCAGCCGTTTAGTGCATTCTTCCTGTTTAAAGCCGTATGGGTCATGTGGTTAATGCTGCCGGTATTTATTTTCATTAGTCTGTTTATCAGCCGGTTTTATTGTCAATTCTTCTGTCCAGTCGGCTTTATACTCAACTTACTCAATCGTTGGCGGAATAACGGGGTGAGAGTATGGAAACAAATGTGGAACCGAATAGGGAATCAAAGATGGAACCAATGGAAAAGCGACAAAGCCTGA